Proteins from a genomic interval of Micromonospora sp. NBC_00389:
- a CDS encoding lysophospholipid acyltransferase family protein gives MARRRLGFWQRFAVALVKPVMIVWTRRTWRGLEHLGGDGGVIIVANHISHADPLVSAHFVYDSGRWPQYLGKASVFRVPVVGWILHRCRQIPVERGTVDAVRSLETSVAALDEGGAVVIYPEGTTTRQPDLWPMKAKTGAARLALATGAPVVPLVMWGPEKIFDPRTTRLSLRPRIPVTVVAGEPIDLSRWADAPPTRATLEEMTEAIMLRLRDMLAEIRGGTPPPLWERPARPSAERQQQGGAA, from the coding sequence GTGGCACGGCGGAGGCTGGGGTTCTGGCAACGGTTCGCCGTGGCGCTGGTCAAGCCGGTGATGATCGTCTGGACCCGGCGTACCTGGCGCGGCCTGGAGCACCTCGGCGGAGACGGCGGCGTGATCATCGTGGCGAACCACATCTCGCACGCCGACCCGCTGGTCTCCGCGCACTTCGTCTACGACTCCGGGCGGTGGCCGCAGTACCTGGGCAAGGCCAGCGTGTTCCGGGTGCCGGTGGTCGGCTGGATCCTGCACAGGTGCCGGCAGATCCCGGTCGAGCGGGGCACCGTCGACGCGGTCCGCTCGCTGGAGACCTCGGTCGCCGCGCTCGACGAGGGCGGCGCCGTGGTGATCTACCCGGAGGGCACCACCACCCGGCAACCCGACCTGTGGCCGATGAAGGCCAAGACCGGCGCCGCCCGGCTGGCGCTGGCCACCGGCGCGCCCGTGGTGCCGTTGGTGATGTGGGGGCCGGAGAAGATCTTCGACCCGCGGACCACCCGGCTCAGCCTGCGCCCACGGATACCGGTGACCGTGGTCGCCGGTGAACCGATCGACCTGAGCCGGTGGGCGGACGCCCCACCGACCCGGGCCACCCTCGAGGAGATGACGGAAGCCATCATGCTGCGGCTGCGGGACATGCTCGCCGAGATCCGCGGCGGTACCCCGCCGCCGTTGTGGGAACGACCGGCCCGGCCGTCCGCCGAGCGCCAGCAGCAGGGTGGTGCCGCGTGA
- a CDS encoding NAD(P)H-dependent glycerol-3-phosphate dehydrogenase, with the protein MSERSGRTVGHGHVAVLGAGSWGTAFAKILADAGRDVTVWARRAPVAESIRSERRNPEYLPDLLLPARVTATTDAAEAITGAEVVVLAVPSQTLRGNLAEWAGYLHPDATLVSLMKGIELGTTKRMSEVIVETAGVAADRVVVVSGPNLAPEIAAEQPAATVVAGTNGHRTALVQASIRTPYLRPYTNDDVIGCELGGAVKNVIALSYGIATAMGFGDNTRAMLMTRGLAETARLGVALGADPITFAGLAGMGDLVASCSSPLARNRTFGEHLGRGETLEQAQAATRQTAEGVKSCLAIRDLARAHGVEMPITEHVERICHEGMDPRLAVENLMSRTAKPESYE; encoded by the coding sequence GTGAGCGAGCGCAGCGGGCGAACCGTCGGACACGGCCATGTCGCGGTGCTCGGCGCCGGCTCCTGGGGCACCGCGTTCGCCAAGATCCTCGCCGATGCCGGGCGGGACGTCACGGTCTGGGCCCGCCGGGCGCCGGTGGCCGAGAGCATCCGCAGCGAGCGCCGCAACCCTGAGTACCTGCCGGACCTGCTGCTGCCGGCCCGGGTCACGGCCACCACCGACGCCGCCGAGGCGATCACCGGTGCCGAGGTGGTGGTGCTGGCCGTGCCGTCGCAGACCCTGCGCGGCAACCTCGCCGAGTGGGCCGGGTACCTGCACCCGGACGCCACCCTGGTGTCGCTGATGAAGGGCATCGAGCTCGGCACCACCAAGCGGATGAGCGAGGTCATCGTGGAGACCGCCGGGGTGGCCGCGGACCGCGTGGTGGTGGTCTCCGGCCCGAACCTGGCCCCGGAGATCGCCGCCGAGCAGCCGGCCGCCACGGTGGTCGCCGGAACGAACGGCCACCGCACCGCGCTCGTGCAGGCGTCGATCCGGACGCCGTACCTGCGCCCGTACACCAACGACGACGTGATCGGCTGCGAGCTGGGCGGCGCGGTCAAGAACGTGATCGCCCTGTCGTACGGCATCGCCACCGCGATGGGGTTCGGCGACAACACCCGGGCCATGTTGATGACCCGCGGGCTGGCCGAGACGGCTCGCCTGGGCGTGGCGCTCGGCGCCGACCCGATCACCTTCGCGGGCCTGGCGGGCATGGGCGACCTGGTCGCCTCCTGCTCGTCCCCGCTGGCCCGTAACCGCACCTTCGGGGAGCACCTGGGCCGGGGCGAGACGCTGGAGCAGGCCCAGGCCGCCACCCGGCAGACCGCCGAAGGCGTGAAGAGCTGCCTGGCGATCCGTGACCTGGCGCGGGCACACGGGGTCGAGATGCCGATCACCGAGCACGTCGAGCGGATCTGCCACGAGGGGATGGACCCGCGTCTCGCTGTGGAGAA